A region of Carassius auratus strain Wakin chromosome 23, ASM336829v1, whole genome shotgun sequence DNA encodes the following proteins:
- the LOC113041589 gene encoding LIM domain and actin-binding protein 1-like isoform X2 — MAVSSFHRGQWASQSLRVTAKELSIVGVRGKNTAIAERFSKYQKAAEETSSDKKKSLEKSTPSLRNGNLSVLKQLWEQPAETPTSPEPQTHSRQQENHQRQPLDRSLNTSLESTDGQLVDGTETQLFSDSDQAMEKWTQRDVPIERPTVPLNSLKMMFEKGETSHNNVSREPGKTEERGSENMEDKESLDSGVKTESTPLRDRMAMYHAAVTKHDFPSSPTSEPADNEVRSHSGKQKENVPPLSPDVGSESNTLKSPSSDRNGTVMSPEQNQPKTVRMFRLPVRETCIMCLKTVYPLEKLVANQQIYHNSCFRCAYCNTKLSLVNYASLHNNVYCKPHFCQLFKAKGNYDEGFGHRPHKELWEVRGEGAEEQIKLSPQETTSSPTVEQSPLVKVNVLAATLETRTQANSERMEKPVETGRLKISWPPQSEGDESATQVCGSADSSGIKPIRPKWPPEGDAVSSNSDQSDLPKIRRSVSLKERSKPFSIFSSPPVTQPSKISQRSPSTEKPSSEEEMSPVSSTTDTVISSEDLTEHNLSEEEEQGETEAKEEHDEEKMEQEENVEAQEEELSSLKCSSLDNSPSSSPESESGLDPEENQASQDVGFWDGEEPGEDRADVSVEDLIKRNRHYYDEEEDDVV, encoded by the exons ATGGCAGTCAGTTCTTTTCATCGTGGGCAATGGGCTTCACAGTCCTTGCGAGTTACGGCAAAGGAGCTCTCCATTGTTGGTGTGCGAGGCAAAAACACAGCCATTGCCGAGCGATTTTCCAA GTACCAGAAGGCAGCAGAAGAAACAAGTTCAGACAAGAAAAAA TCTTTAGAGAAGTCGACTCCTTCCTTGCGCAACGGCAATCTGAGTGTCCTAAAGCAGCTCTGGGAACAACCAGCCGAAACGCCTACATCTCCAGAACCCCAAACACACTCCAGACAGCAGGAGAACCATCAGCGACAGCCTTTAGATCGCAGTCTTAACACCTCACTGGAGTCCACGGACGGCCAACTTGTTGACGGCACAGAGACCCAGTTGTTCAGCGACAGTGACCAGGCGATGGAGAAGTGGACGCAAAGAGATGTGCCCATCGAAAGGCCCACAGTGCCTCTCAACAGTCTGAAGATGATGTTTGAGAAAGGCGAGACCTCTCACAACAAT GTGTCCAGAGAGCCTGGGAAAACAGAAGAGCGTGGATCCGAGAACATGGAAGATAAAG AAAGCCTTGACTCTGGAGTCAAAACAGAGTCCACCCCTCTCAGGGACCGCATGGCCATGTACCACGCAGCTGTGACTAAGCACGATTTCCCTTCCTCCCCCACT AGTGAGCCAGCAGACAATGAAGTCCGCAGTCACAGTGGGAAGCAGAAGGAAAATGTGCCGCCACTGTCTCCTGATGTG GGCTCTGAATCCAACACTTTGAAAAGTCCCAGTTCAGACAGGAATG GCACCGTTATGAGTCCTGAACAAAACCAACCTAAAACTGTTAGG ATGTTCCGTTTGCCTGTCCGTGAAACCTGCATCATGTGCCTTAAGACTGTGTACCCGCTAGAGAAACTTGTAGCGAATCAGCAGATTTACCACAACAGCTGCTTCCGCTGTGCCTATTGCAACACTAAACTCAG TCTGGTGAACTACGCCTCTTTGCACAACAACGTCTACTGCAAGCCGCACTTCTGCCAGCTGTTTAAGGCCAAGGGCAACTATGATGAGGGTTTCGGCCACCGACCCCACAAAGAGCTTTGGGAGGTGCGAGGAGAAGGAGCTGAGGAGCAAATTAAGCTGTCACCCCAAGAAACCACCTCCAGCCCAACTGTAGAGCAGTCTCCGCTGGTAAAAGTTAATGTGCTTGCAGCCACTTTAGAGACCCGAACCCAGGCCAACTCTGAGAGGATGGAGAAGCCAGTGGAGACAGGACGACTCAAGATCTCCTGGCCTCCACAGTCTGAAGGGGATGAGAGCGCAACCCAAGTGTGTGGATCTGCAGACAGCAGTGGCATCAAACCCATCCGCCCGAAATGGCCTCCAGAGGGCGACGCAGTATCAAGCAACTCAGACCAATCTGATCTCCCAAAGATTCGCAGGAGCGTCTCACTCAAGGAGAGAAGCAAGCCGTTTTCCATCTTCAGCTCCCCGCCGGTCACCCAACCCAGCAAGATTAGCCAAAGATCTCCTTCAACTGAGAAGCCAAGCTCGGAGGAGGAAATGTCACCCGTTTCCTCCACCACCGACACGGTGATCTCTTCCGAGGACTTGACCGAACACAACCTATCAGAAGAGGAGGAACAAGGTGAAACCGAAGCCAAGGAGGAACACGATGAGGAAAAGATGGAACAGGAGGAGAACGTGGAAGCACAAGAAGAGGAGCTGTCCTCTCTAAAATGCAGCTCACTAGACAACAGTCCTTCATCGTCGCCCGAGAGCGAGTCTGGGCTGGATCCCGAGGAGAACCAGGCCTCACAAGATGTGGGTTTTTGGGATGGAGAAGAACCCGGAGAAGACAGAGCTGATGTCTCTGTGGAGGACCTCATTAAGAGGAACCGTCATTATtatgatgaggaagaggatgatgtgGTCTGA
- the LOC113041586 gene encoding cysteine sulfinic acid decarboxylase: MSSSKEYMNGYVHLEESDMYESDGKLFLTEAFSVIMEEILHKGTDLKEKVCEWKDPDQLRALLDLDLREHGESHKQLLQRVRDVARYSVKTCHPRFFNQLFAGVDYHALTGRLLTESLNTSQYTYEVAPVFVLMEEEVLCKLRSLVGWSEGDGIFCPGGSMSNMYAMNAARYWAFPQVKTQGLWATPRMAIFTSQQSHYSMKKAAAFLGIGTDNIFIVKVDESGSMIPEDLEAQIVQAKSQDAVPFFVNATAGTTVQGAFDPLTRIADISERNGMWMHVDAAWGGSVLFSKKHKHLVAGIERANSVTWNPHKMLLAGLQCSVVLFRDTTNLLMHCHSAKATYLFQQDKFYDTSLDTGDKSIQCGRKVDCLKLWLMWKAIGTHGLSERVEKAFALARYLVEEMEKRDNFKLVCKGPFVNVCFWFIPPSLRGKENSADYQERLSKVAPVIKERMMKRGTMMVGYQPMDEHVNFFRMVVVSPQLTTKDMDFFLDEIEELGKDL, from the exons atgagCTCATCTAAAG AATATATGAATGGCTATGTCCACCTGGAAGAATCGGACATGTATGAGTCAGATGGCAAGCTGTTTCTTACTGAGGCTTTCAGTGTGATTATGGAGGAGATACTTCACAAAGGAACTGACTTGAAGGAGAAG GTGTGTGAGTGGAAAGATCCCGATCAGCTGAGAGCTCTTCTGGACCTTGATCTCAGAGAGCATGGAGAATCTCACAAGCAGTTACTGCAGAGGGTTCGAGATGTGGCCAGATACAGTGTTAAAACCT GTCATCCTCGGTTCTTCAATCAGCTGTTTGCTGGTGTGGACTACCATGCATTGACAGGACGGCTCCTCACTGAATCCCTCAACACCAGCCA ATACACTTATGAAGTGGCTCCGGTGTTTGTCCTGATGGAGGAGGAGGTGCTCTGCAAGCTTCGCTCTCTGGTTGGCTGGTCGGAAGGAGACGGGATATTTTGTCCTGGGGGTTCAATGTCCAACATGTATGCCATGAACGCTGCACGGTACTGGGCCTTCCCTCAAGTGAAGACACAAGGCTTGTGGGCCACACCACGAATGGCTATATTTACATCACAACAG agtcatTACTCAATGAAAAAAGCAGCTGCTTTCCTTGGTATTGGAACGGACAACATTttcattgtaaaagtggatgAAAG TGGCAGCATGATACCAGAGGACCTGGAGGCACAAATCGTGCAGGCAAAATCACaa GATGCTGTCCCATTTTTTGTTAATGCCACAGCGGGTACCACAGTGCAGGGTGCCTTTGATCCTCTGACCCGCATAGCTGACATAAGTGAAAGAAACGGCATGTGGATGCACGTTGAT GCCGCTTGGGGAGGAAGCGTGCTGTTttccaaaaaacataaacatCTGGTTGCAGGAATAGAAAG AGCAAACTCTGTGACTTGGAACCCTCACAAAATGCTTCTGGCGGGATTGCAGTGCTCTGTGGTTTTGTTCAGAGATACCACG AATCTGTTAATGCACTGTCACAGTGCCAAGGCAACCTACTTATTCCAGCAAGACAAGTTCTACGATACAAGTCTAGACACGGGAGACAAATCCATCCAGTGTGGCCGCAAGGTGGATTGTTTGAAGCTGTGGTTGATGTGGAAGGCAATAGGAACACATGGTCTTTCAGAGCGAGTGGAGAAGGCCTTTGCCCTCGCAAG GTATTTAGTTGAAGAAATGGAGAAGAGGGACAATTTCAAGTTGGTTTGTAAG GGGCCTTTTGTGAACGTTTGTTTCTGGTTCATTCCACCCAGTCTGAGAGGGAAGGAGAACAGTGCAGACTACCAGGAAAGGTTATCAAAG GTGGCGCCAGTCATCAAAGAGAGAATGATGAAGCGTGGCACGATGATGGTGGGATACCAGCCCATGGATGAACACGTCAACTTCTTCCGTATGGTTGTGGTTTCTCCTCAGCTGACCACCAAGGACATGGATTTCTTCCTTGATGAGATAGAGGAACTAGGAAAGGACCTGTAG
- the LOC113041589 gene encoding LIM domain and actin-binding protein 1-like isoform X1 produces MAVSSFHRGQWASQSLRVTAKELSIVGVRGKNTAIAERFSKYQKAAEETSSDKKKSLEKSTPSLRNGNLSVLKQLWEQPAETPTSPEPQTHSRQQENHQRQPLDRSLNTSLESTDGQLVDGTETQLFSDSDQAMEKWTQRDVPIERPTVPLNSLKMMFEKGETSHNNVSREPGKTEERGSENMEDKESLDSGVKTESTPLRDRMAMYHAAVTKHDFPSSPTQSEPADNEVRSHSGKQKENVPPLSPDVGSESNTLKSPSSDRNGTVMSPEQNQPKTVRMFRLPVRETCIMCLKTVYPLEKLVANQQIYHNSCFRCAYCNTKLSLVNYASLHNNVYCKPHFCQLFKAKGNYDEGFGHRPHKELWEVRGEGAEEQIKLSPQETTSSPTVEQSPLVKVNVLAATLETRTQANSERMEKPVETGRLKISWPPQSEGDESATQVCGSADSSGIKPIRPKWPPEGDAVSSNSDQSDLPKIRRSVSLKERSKPFSIFSSPPVTQPSKISQRSPSTEKPSSEEEMSPVSSTTDTVISSEDLTEHNLSEEEEQGETEAKEEHDEEKMEQEENVEAQEEELSSLKCSSLDNSPSSSPESESGLDPEENQASQDVGFWDGEEPGEDRADVSVEDLIKRNRHYYDEEEDDVV; encoded by the exons ATGGCAGTCAGTTCTTTTCATCGTGGGCAATGGGCTTCACAGTCCTTGCGAGTTACGGCAAAGGAGCTCTCCATTGTTGGTGTGCGAGGCAAAAACACAGCCATTGCCGAGCGATTTTCCAA GTACCAGAAGGCAGCAGAAGAAACAAGTTCAGACAAGAAAAAA TCTTTAGAGAAGTCGACTCCTTCCTTGCGCAACGGCAATCTGAGTGTCCTAAAGCAGCTCTGGGAACAACCAGCCGAAACGCCTACATCTCCAGAACCCCAAACACACTCCAGACAGCAGGAGAACCATCAGCGACAGCCTTTAGATCGCAGTCTTAACACCTCACTGGAGTCCACGGACGGCCAACTTGTTGACGGCACAGAGACCCAGTTGTTCAGCGACAGTGACCAGGCGATGGAGAAGTGGACGCAAAGAGATGTGCCCATCGAAAGGCCCACAGTGCCTCTCAACAGTCTGAAGATGATGTTTGAGAAAGGCGAGACCTCTCACAACAAT GTGTCCAGAGAGCCTGGGAAAACAGAAGAGCGTGGATCCGAGAACATGGAAGATAAAG AAAGCCTTGACTCTGGAGTCAAAACAGAGTCCACCCCTCTCAGGGACCGCATGGCCATGTACCACGCAGCTGTGACTAAGCACGATTTCCCTTCCTCCCCCACT CAGAGTGAGCCAGCAGACAATGAAGTCCGCAGTCACAGTGGGAAGCAGAAGGAAAATGTGCCGCCACTGTCTCCTGATGTG GGCTCTGAATCCAACACTTTGAAAAGTCCCAGTTCAGACAGGAATG GCACCGTTATGAGTCCTGAACAAAACCAACCTAAAACTGTTAGG ATGTTCCGTTTGCCTGTCCGTGAAACCTGCATCATGTGCCTTAAGACTGTGTACCCGCTAGAGAAACTTGTAGCGAATCAGCAGATTTACCACAACAGCTGCTTCCGCTGTGCCTATTGCAACACTAAACTCAG TCTGGTGAACTACGCCTCTTTGCACAACAACGTCTACTGCAAGCCGCACTTCTGCCAGCTGTTTAAGGCCAAGGGCAACTATGATGAGGGTTTCGGCCACCGACCCCACAAAGAGCTTTGGGAGGTGCGAGGAGAAGGAGCTGAGGAGCAAATTAAGCTGTCACCCCAAGAAACCACCTCCAGCCCAACTGTAGAGCAGTCTCCGCTGGTAAAAGTTAATGTGCTTGCAGCCACTTTAGAGACCCGAACCCAGGCCAACTCTGAGAGGATGGAGAAGCCAGTGGAGACAGGACGACTCAAGATCTCCTGGCCTCCACAGTCTGAAGGGGATGAGAGCGCAACCCAAGTGTGTGGATCTGCAGACAGCAGTGGCATCAAACCCATCCGCCCGAAATGGCCTCCAGAGGGCGACGCAGTATCAAGCAACTCAGACCAATCTGATCTCCCAAAGATTCGCAGGAGCGTCTCACTCAAGGAGAGAAGCAAGCCGTTTTCCATCTTCAGCTCCCCGCCGGTCACCCAACCCAGCAAGATTAGCCAAAGATCTCCTTCAACTGAGAAGCCAAGCTCGGAGGAGGAAATGTCACCCGTTTCCTCCACCACCGACACGGTGATCTCTTCCGAGGACTTGACCGAACACAACCTATCAGAAGAGGAGGAACAAGGTGAAACCGAAGCCAAGGAGGAACACGATGAGGAAAAGATGGAACAGGAGGAGAACGTGGAAGCACAAGAAGAGGAGCTGTCCTCTCTAAAATGCAGCTCACTAGACAACAGTCCTTCATCGTCGCCCGAGAGCGAGTCTGGGCTGGATCCCGAGGAGAACCAGGCCTCACAAGATGTGGGTTTTTGGGATGGAGAAGAACCCGGAGAAGACAGAGCTGATGTCTCTGTGGAGGACCTCATTAAGAGGAACCGTCATTATtatgatgaggaagaggatgatgtgGTCTGA
- the LOC113041588 gene encoding uncharacterized protein LOC113041588, with protein MDGPVDGIKLIRRLKTELLEALTGDPDILLQHCHARGILSNNEYNNIKDTNMRSKQVREILDYVIHKDNKAALNFLKLLKTQDMQETFPKLHFLQKLQINKRKKPKNTETTAKRRQEVENKPLHSRMVSEKEMMMVAGCIGNSWREVGIMALGMNTTTLQQIEEDNSQHKMRVFTMLRKWSMREREQATAAHLHSLLTQEENGLDTLKLNFLLENC; from the exons ATGGATGGGCCTGTAGATGGCATCAAGCTCATTCGGAGACTCAAGACAGAGCTACTGGAGGCTCTGACAGGAGATCCAGATATTCTGCTTCAGCACTGCCATGCCAGGGGCATACTGTCCAACAATGAGTACAACAACATCAAGGACACGAACATGCGTTCAAAACAGGTACGGGAAATCTTGGATTATGTGATTCACAAAGACAACAAGGCTGCTCTGAATTTCCTGAAGTTGCTGAAAACGCAAGACATGCAAGAGACATTTCCTAAACTGCATTTCCTTCAAAAGCTGCAAATCAACAAACGCAAGAAACCAAAAAACACAG AGACGACAGCAAAACGACGTCAGGAAGTGGAAAACAAGCCGTTGC ACTCCAGGATGGTGAGCGAGAAGGAGATGATGATGGTGGCCGGCTGCATCGGGAACAGCTGGAGGGAGGTGGGGATCATGGCACTGGGTATGAACACCACCACTCTTCAGCAGATCGAGGAGGACAACAGCCAACACAAAATGCGGGTTTTCACCATGCTGCGAAAATGGAGCATGCGTGAGAGGGAACAAGCCACGGCAGCTCATCTCCATTCTCTGCTAACCCAGGAAGAGAACGGCCTGGACACTCTCAAACTCAACTTCCTGTTGGAAAACTGCTGA